From a region of the Janthinobacterium sp. 61 genome:
- the rsmI gene encoding 16S rRNA (cytidine(1402)-2'-O)-methyltransferase: MTVQEISSIASLPIMTEAAHQVYPIATLYIVATPIGNVTDISLRALHLLSLADAVACEDTRNTAHLLTRFGLNKPLIAAHQHNEREVAQTLIARLQAGERIALVSDAGTPAVSDPGARIVDAVRAAGLRVLPLPGPSAAITAISASGLLNDQFYFVGFLPAKAKQRENMLHSLRGVTATMVFYEAPHRILDCATALVEAFEPTRQVVFARELTKMFEEIHRCPLSEAESWIRADAHREKGEFVVLLEGATEAQDAEDVEAERILNILLAECSVKQAANLTAQITGRKKNALYERALQLKGQE, translated from the coding sequence ATGACCGTACAAGAAATCAGTTCCATCGCCAGCCTGCCCATCATGACAGAGGCGGCGCACCAGGTCTATCCTATCGCAACATTGTATATAGTGGCCACGCCGATCGGCAATGTGACCGATATCAGCCTGCGCGCGCTGCACTTGCTGAGCCTTGCAGACGCCGTCGCCTGTGAAGATACGCGCAACACGGCGCACCTGCTGACGCGCTTTGGCCTGAACAAGCCATTAATTGCTGCGCATCAACATAATGAGCGCGAAGTGGCGCAAACCCTGATTGCACGCCTGCAGGCCGGCGAGCGCATCGCCCTCGTTTCCGACGCGGGTACACCCGCCGTTTCCGACCCCGGCGCGCGCATTGTCGACGCCGTGCGCGCGGCCGGCTTGCGCGTGCTGCCCCTGCCCGGCCCGTCGGCGGCGATCACCGCCATTTCCGCCAGCGGTCTGTTGAATGACCAGTTTTACTTCGTCGGCTTCCTGCCAGCCAAGGCCAAGCAGCGCGAAAACATGCTGCACAGCCTGCGCGGCGTGACGGCGACGATGGTCTTCTATGAAGCGCCGCACCGCATCCTCGATTGCGCCACGGCCCTGGTGGAAGCGTTCGAGCCCACGCGCCAGGTGGTGTTTGCGCGCGAGCTGACGAAAATGTTCGAGGAAATCCACCGCTGTCCCCTGTCCGAGGCGGAAAGCTGGATCCGCGCCGACGCGCACCGCGAAAAGGGAGAATTTGTCGTCCTGCTGGAAGGCGCCACGGAAGCGCAGGACGCGGAAGACGTGGAAGCGGAGCGCATCCTGAACATCCTGCTGGCCGAATGCAGCGTCAAGCAGGCGGCGAATTTGACGGCGCAGATCA
- a CDS encoding YraN family protein produces the protein MPPLPFQNKQARGRQGEDDALAYLLLQGLVLLERNYLCKGGELDLIMRDGPSVVFVEVRLRSSAAFGGALASITPAKQRRMVYAAQTWLQGQKTLPPCRFDALAIDGGRISWLKNILDM, from the coding sequence ATGCCACCCCTGCCGTTCCAGAACAAACAGGCACGGGGACGGCAAGGGGAAGACGATGCGCTCGCGTATCTGCTGCTGCAAGGCTTGGTGCTGTTGGAACGCAACTATCTGTGCAAGGGTGGCGAGCTGGACCTGATCATGCGCGATGGCCCATCAGTCGTCTTCGTGGAAGTGCGGCTACGCAGCAGTGCAGCCTTCGGCGGCGCCCTGGCCAGCATCACGCCAGCCAAGCAGCGGCGCATGGTGTACGCGGCACAAACCTGGCTACAAGGACAAAAGACACTGCCGCCTTGCCGCTTCGACGCGCTGGCCATCGATGGCGGGCGCATCAGCTGGCTGAAAAACATCCTCGATATGTAA
- a CDS encoding penicillin-binding protein activator — MPPKPPAPEPVTFAVAVPDITAYDGNGAPLAPIATKPATGTPQDMPAATAPAPADGQVHHIGLLLPLRSASLGPAAELLRAGFMAAYERDRSGFEVTVIDTGDGSSDVLNKFAQAQEEQDIVVGPLSRSAVTAVANSDLVRKPTIALNHPDNRGEARLPAKLLVMGLSIEAEARQVAAWAASEQPRASALILSAGSPSQRRISAAFKQEWLRQGGKIEAMDLTATNGYLSDAELVQLRARLAATPPGLLFAALDADQARQLRVAIGSDLPLYGTSSLNPGAGRGASGPELDGARLLDLPWQVQRDHPQVMVYPQPEQPAERRLTADMERLYALGIDAFRVAREVALRPNTPFTLDGVTGRLAVRFENDQSVFERTEQAASYQQGVLGTWPPAAPVAVPPAQ; from the coding sequence GTGCCACCCAAGCCGCCCGCGCCCGAACCGGTGACGTTTGCCGTGGCCGTGCCCGATATTACCGCGTACGACGGCAATGGCGCGCCGCTGGCGCCCATTGCCACCAAGCCGGCGACCGGCACGCCGCAGGACATGCCGGCCGCCACGGCGCCGGCGCCGGCCGACGGCCAGGTCCACCACATCGGCCTGCTGCTGCCGCTGCGCTCGGCTTCCCTGGGCCCGGCCGCCGAATTGCTGCGCGCCGGCTTCATGGCCGCGTATGAACGCGACCGCAGCGGCTTCGAAGTGACGGTGATCGACACGGGCGATGGCAGCAGCGACGTCCTGAACAAGTTTGCGCAAGCACAAGAGGAACAGGACATCGTCGTGGGTCCCCTGTCGCGCTCGGCCGTCACGGCCGTGGCGAATAGCGACCTGGTGCGCAAGCCGACGATCGCCCTGAACCACCCCGACAACCGCGGCGAGGCGCGCCTGCCTGCCAAGCTGCTGGTGATGGGCCTGTCGATCGAAGCGGAAGCGCGCCAGGTCGCCGCCTGGGCCGCCAGCGAACAGCCGCGTGCCAGCGCGCTGATCCTGTCCGCCGGTTCGCCCTCGCAGCGCCGCATCAGCGCCGCCTTCAAGCAGGAATGGCTGCGCCAGGGCGGCAAGATCGAGGCGATGGACTTGACGGCCACGAATGGCTACCTGAGCGATGCGGAACTGGTGCAGCTGCGCGCGCGCCTGGCCGCGACGCCCCCAGGCCTGCTGTTTGCCGCACTCGACGCCGACCAGGCACGCCAGCTGCGCGTGGCCATCGGCAGCGATCTGCCCCTGTATGGCACCTCGTCATTGAATCCCGGCGCAGGACGCGGCGCCAGCGGCCCTGAACTCGACGGTGCGCGCCTGCTGGACTTGCCTTGGCAAGTGCAGCGCGACCATCCGCAAGTAATGGTGTATCCACAGCCCGAGCAGCCTGCCGAACGCCGCCTGACGGCCGACATGGAACGCCTGTACGCGCTGGGCATCGATGCCTTCCGCGTGGCGCGCGAAGTGGCGCTGCGGCCGAACACGCCATTTACCCTCGATGGCGTGACGGGCCGCCTGGCCGTGCGCTTTGAGAACGATCAAAGCGTGTTCGAACGCACGGAACAGGCCGCCAGCTACCAGCAGGGCGTGTTGGGCACCTGGCCGCCGGCCGCGCCTGTCGCCGTGCCGCCAGCCCAATAA